In a genomic window of Sporosarcina trichiuri:
- a CDS encoding NADPH-dependent FMN reductase: MKVLFVDGTIIGSKTGIVLDTVEKYIEETGCGFDMERLSFADYDHQFVDGRPADDYNDDMKQLIRKFEEADGYVIATPVFQGSIPGVLKNAFDMLPPRTMRYKPVSIVANGGTYQHHLVVENQMKPILDYFRCLVTPNYVYTHRDHFDETGKIIDDNVHDRLKELARVFVKYTEMGKELTTGMIDEQ, from the coding sequence TTGAAAGTTTTGTTTGTGGACGGGACCATTATCGGCAGCAAAACGGGCATCGTGCTCGATACTGTCGAGAAATACATTGAGGAAACAGGCTGCGGCTTCGACATGGAGCGGCTCAGTTTCGCAGATTACGATCACCAATTCGTCGACGGCCGGCCGGCGGACGACTACAACGACGACATGAAACAGCTCATCCGCAAGTTCGAGGAAGCGGACGGCTATGTCATCGCGACACCGGTGTTCCAGGGATCGATCCCCGGTGTGCTGAAGAATGCATTCGATATGCTGCCGCCGCGGACGATGCGCTACAAACCGGTATCGATCGTCGCGAACGGCGGCACGTACCAGCACCACCTCGTCGTCGAGAACCAGATGAAACCGATCCTCGACTACTTCCGGTGCCTCGTGACACCGAACTACGTCTACACGCACCGAGATCACTTTGATGAAACCGGCAAGATCATCGATGACAACGTGCATGACCGGCTGAAGGAGCTCGCCCGGGTCTTCGTGAAATATACGGAGATGGGCAAAGAGCTGACAACCGGTATGATTGACGA
- a CDS encoding cation:proton antiporter encodes MFGSLAADLMLVVLIGILSQWVAWRFRLPAIVVMALAGLVVGPVFGFINPKESMGDLFSPIISFAVAIILFEGSLNLDFREIKGFSRPLTRIVTAGAFIAWIAGSLAAHYVAGLSWAVAFVIGGLFIVTGPTVILPMLRQAKLKPRPAALLKWEGIIVDPFGALLAVFAFEFIKFINAQVTLGALGLFAAASLFAVFIGWASARVLGAAFEKGAVPEFLKAPVLFAVVLFAFVVSDEIMHETGLLAVTAMGIVMANMHLTSIHDIRQFKENISVLLISGIFVMLTASLDPHVLIEIADWHIIFYVLAMLFIVRPLSIWISTIGTDLSYRERNLIGWIAPRGIVALTVSGYFASILLENGYKDADLLTALTFALVLSTVVLHGFTIGPFARRLNLTTTDESGVLIVGGTKFGAELARSIEETGNAVLMIDNSWAGLSHARKLGLPSRVGDILSEQTEYNLDMTPYRYMLAMTKADTYNAHICADFLHDLGREHLFQTAFHVGKGVDSFNVTGGRTLFTPGLSIYDLEERMNLGHVFRKTVLSKQYSYTQYLRERDDRSVLLYILREDGSVEFYTPDEELQASAGDTVVALSHPVKQIERAKERVAVEKGEDGADQVHVEKRFTEEAGKGKPALPGDAPPPIQPGPSKEPSS; translated from the coding sequence ATGTTTGGATCACTAGCTGCGGATCTCATGCTTGTCGTGCTGATCGGCATCCTGTCCCAGTGGGTCGCCTGGCGCTTCCGGCTGCCTGCCATCGTCGTCATGGCGCTGGCCGGGCTGGTCGTGGGGCCGGTCTTCGGCTTCATCAACCCGAAAGAATCGATGGGGGACCTGTTCAGCCCGATCATCTCGTTTGCCGTAGCGATCATCCTGTTCGAAGGGAGCCTGAACCTCGACTTCCGGGAGATCAAAGGATTCAGCCGGCCGCTCACACGCATCGTCACGGCCGGCGCGTTCATCGCCTGGATTGCGGGGTCGCTCGCGGCACACTATGTCGCCGGCCTGTCCTGGGCGGTCGCCTTCGTAATCGGCGGGCTGTTCATCGTCACGGGACCGACCGTCATCCTGCCGATGCTGCGGCAGGCGAAACTGAAACCGCGGCCGGCGGCACTCCTGAAATGGGAAGGCATCATCGTGGACCCGTTCGGTGCACTGCTCGCCGTCTTCGCCTTCGAGTTCATCAAATTCATCAACGCCCAGGTGACGCTCGGCGCGCTCGGCCTGTTTGCGGCCGCCTCGCTGTTCGCGGTCTTCATCGGCTGGGCATCCGCCCGTGTCCTCGGCGCAGCGTTCGAGAAAGGGGCCGTCCCGGAATTCCTGAAAGCCCCCGTCCTGTTCGCAGTCGTGCTGTTTGCATTTGTCGTATCGGATGAAATCATGCACGAAACCGGACTGCTAGCCGTCACGGCCATGGGGATCGTCATGGCGAACATGCACCTGACATCCATCCATGATATCCGCCAGTTCAAGGAAAACATTTCCGTCCTGCTCATTTCCGGAATTTTTGTCATGCTGACGGCGTCGCTCGATCCGCACGTCCTCATCGAGATTGCGGACTGGCATATCATCTTCTACGTGCTGGCGATGCTGTTCATCGTCCGGCCGCTGTCCATCTGGATCTCCACAATCGGCACCGATCTCTCCTACCGGGAGCGTAACCTGATCGGCTGGATCGCCCCGCGGGGAATCGTGGCCCTGACCGTGTCCGGCTACTTCGCATCGATTCTGCTGGAAAACGGCTACAAAGACGCGGATCTGCTGACGGCGCTCACCTTTGCGCTCGTCCTGTCGACCGTCGTCCTGCACGGCTTCACGATCGGCCCATTCGCCCGGCGGCTCAACTTGACGACGACGGATGAGTCAGGTGTCCTCATTGTCGGCGGCACGAAATTCGGAGCTGAACTGGCAAGGTCCATCGAAGAGACCGGCAATGCCGTGCTGATGATCGATAATTCCTGGGCGGGTCTGTCCCATGCCCGGAAGCTCGGACTGCCGAGCCGTGTCGGCGACATCCTGTCCGAACAGACCGAGTACAATCTCGACATGACACCGTACCGGTACATGCTCGCCATGACGAAAGCAGATACGTACAACGCGCATATATGCGCGGACTTCCTGCACGACCTCGGACGTGAGCACTTGTTCCAGACGGCCTTCCATGTCGGCAAAGGGGTCGACTCCTTCAATGTCACCGGCGGGAGGACCTTATTCACACCAGGCCTGTCGATCTACGACCTGGAGGAACGGATGAATCTCGGGCACGTCTTCCGGAAGACGGTCCTCTCCAAACAGTACAGCTATACGCAGTACTTGCGGGAGCGGGATGACCGGTCCGTCCTGCTGTATATTCTGCGGGAAGACGGCAGTGTCGAATTCTACACGCCGGACGAGGAGCTGCAGGCGTCTGCGGGAGATACGGTCGTCGCCCTGTCGCACCCTGTGAAGCAGATCGAACGGGCGAAAGAGCGGGTGGCTGTCGAAAAAGGGGAAGACGGCGCCGACCAGGTCCATGTGGAAAAGCGGTTCACCGAAGAAGCGGGCAAAGGGAAGCCGGCACTGCCCGGCGATGCGCCCCCGCCGATCCAGCCAGGACCGTCCAAGGAGCCGTCAAGCTGA
- a CDS encoding SE1832 family protein, which translates to MTKSQIESEIAELKMEYISLQGDIEKLESTGHGDSVQKAESRLARMEERLADLNRQLAELG; encoded by the coding sequence ATGACCAAATCACAGATCGAATCGGAAATTGCAGAACTGAAGATGGAGTACATCAGCCTGCAGGGGGATATCGAAAAACTCGAATCGACTGGGCACGGAGACTCCGTACAGAAGGCGGAAAGCCGCCTGGCACGGATGGAAGAGCGTCTTGCAGACCTCAACCGGCAGCTTGCCGAACTGGGATGA
- a CDS encoding phospholipase D family protein — MAKKKDKTKRKWLSRTQKHILLAVLVIYLMVYVAEIIYHTYKPLPEGVDYAGAVHKTDDVKMLTDLTYAQNQKGDGMRHELYIFDEVYSMIDDADEFIILDMFLMDHYTDEPYDFPKIAETLTHKLVQKKTAHPDMPIVFITDPLNTGYGSYESKWFSKLADAGVEVVYTDLEPLRDSMPLYSGLYRTIFRWGDIGGKGWIPNAMSSEAPKFRLASYVELLNVKSNHRKMIATDKAGLVTSGNPHNASGFHGNVAFKVSGPIINDMVEAEEAVVNYTKEESGQTLPRVEADEPEDGEYAIQYLTEKKVKDVLMEQLAAAKEGDRIRMGMFFIAEPDVVKAVTEAADRGVEVKLILDPNQNSFGNEKSGLPNRPVVQKLVEDSGGRIEVRWYNTVVGQFHTKLVMIERAGNVHVLNGSSNLTERTLDNYNLENDLYITAPADSGLSDELDAYFTRLWDNEDAMYTLDIDEYQSKLTRPQRIIYALQEWLKLTSY; from the coding sequence ATGGCGAAGAAAAAGGATAAGACCAAACGGAAGTGGCTGAGCCGCACACAGAAACATATATTGTTGGCCGTCCTTGTGATCTACCTGATGGTCTATGTAGCAGAAATCATCTACCATACATACAAGCCGCTGCCGGAAGGCGTCGATTACGCGGGCGCCGTGCACAAGACCGACGACGTAAAGATGTTGACGGACCTGACCTATGCACAGAACCAGAAAGGGGACGGCATGCGCCATGAACTCTATATATTCGATGAAGTCTATTCCATGATCGATGATGCGGACGAGTTCATCATCCTGGATATGTTCCTCATGGATCACTACACCGACGAACCATATGATTTCCCGAAAATCGCGGAGACACTGACGCATAAGCTGGTGCAGAAGAAGACGGCGCATCCGGACATGCCGATCGTTTTCATCACCGATCCCCTCAATACGGGCTATGGATCGTACGAATCGAAGTGGTTTTCGAAGCTGGCGGACGCCGGCGTGGAAGTCGTCTATACGGACCTCGAGCCGCTTCGGGATTCGATGCCGCTGTATTCGGGTCTGTACCGGACGATCTTCCGATGGGGTGATATCGGCGGAAAAGGCTGGATTCCGAATGCCATGTCGTCGGAAGCGCCGAAGTTCCGGCTCGCGTCCTACGTCGAATTGCTTAACGTCAAGTCGAACCACCGGAAGATGATCGCGACTGACAAAGCCGGACTCGTGACATCGGGAAATCCGCATAATGCGAGCGGATTTCACGGTAATGTCGCGTTCAAGGTGAGCGGCCCGATCATCAACGACATGGTCGAAGCGGAAGAGGCTGTCGTGAATTATACGAAAGAGGAGTCCGGTCAGACGCTTCCCCGGGTGGAAGCGGACGAACCGGAGGACGGAGAGTATGCCATCCAGTATCTGACCGAGAAGAAGGTCAAGGACGTCCTGATGGAGCAGCTGGCTGCCGCGAAGGAAGGCGACCGTATCCGCATGGGCATGTTTTTCATTGCGGAGCCGGATGTTGTGAAGGCCGTGACGGAGGCGGCGGACCGAGGGGTGGAAGTCAAGCTGATCCTCGACCCGAACCAGAACTCGTTCGGCAACGAGAAATCCGGCCTGCCGAACCGGCCGGTCGTCCAGAAACTCGTGGAAGACAGCGGGGGCCGGATCGAGGTGCGGTGGTATAACACGGTCGTCGGCCAGTTCCATACGAAACTCGTCATGATCGAGCGTGCAGGGAACGTGCATGTCCTGAACGGTTCCTCCAACCTGACGGAACGGACGCTCGATAATTATAATTTGGAAAACGATCTGTACATCACCGCGCCGGCAGACAGCGGGCTGTCCGATGAGCTGGATGCGTACTTCACCCGGCTGTGGGACAACGAGGATGCCATGTATACACTGGATATCGATGAATACCAGAGCAAGCTGACCCGGCCGCAGCGGATTATCTACGCGCTGCAGGAGTGGCTTAAGCTGACCTCTTATTGA
- a CDS encoding RNA polymerase sigma factor, with protein MNPTLDELHEQYGRYLYHLCLKLTRNKEEAEDLMQDVWVKVVRSSGRMEGVDRMKAWLTTICMNTFRDRYRKDVRRSKYVMNQPDTLDIPLLDLVPSGSPLPGDIVEQQDLRAAVRSKIEQLDGIYKTTIEYFYVNQYSLIEIAEMMQVSIGTVKSRLFRAKKYLKELLTQDQSVSELVIA; from the coding sequence ATGAACCCAACATTGGATGAATTACACGAACAATATGGTCGTTACCTATATCATTTATGCCTGAAACTGACACGCAACAAAGAAGAAGCGGAAGACCTCATGCAGGATGTATGGGTGAAGGTCGTCCGCTCAAGCGGACGCATGGAAGGTGTCGATCGCATGAAAGCCTGGCTGACGACGATCTGCATGAACACGTTCAGGGACCGGTACCGGAAAGACGTGCGCCGCAGCAAGTATGTCATGAACCAGCCGGACACGCTCGATATCCCGCTGCTCGATCTCGTGCCGAGCGGAAGTCCGCTGCCGGGCGACATCGTGGAACAGCAGGATCTGCGGGCCGCTGTCCGCAGCAAAATCGAACAGCTCGACGGCATCTACAAGACGACGATCGAATACTTTTACGTCAACCAGTATTCACTCATCGAGATTGCGGAAATGATGCAGGTCTCAATCGGAACCGTGAAATCGCGCCTGTTCCGTGCAAAGAAGTATTTGAAAGAACTGCTGACCCAGGACCAATCCGTCAGCGAGCTCGTCATTGCCTGA
- a CDS encoding hemolysin family protein, translating into MFIALAFFLVMSFFLSGSETALTAVNRMRIQMRAEQGDPKAIRLRALISKPDRMITAILIGNNIANIMMPTIVTKIAIDKGWPLGLLTGTLTVVLIIFGEVLPKTIAATFAETLAYTVAPVIRLLVKLLTPLTYLLALFTNLFIRILSKGKVKEATLTKEDLRSMVDIASTEGTFQHEESERLKGVLDFPEKDVLDVMGTHRTDVVALPLESTYEEVRGTVLEYFYTRYPIYEESIDKIIGVFYSKRLIEWSMDPDLPFDEMIDRDPLFVVQTASVEKVFKMMLAHKKHMAIVLDEYGGTLGVVTHEDIIEEMIGQEIEDETDEAEDAMVYEHTEDTLVCQGRLEIEEAVALLGIDLPTENETIGGFAFQELDHVPDPGERFTYGPLLFEIEEMDRNRIVRLKITRRPDEVVEDET; encoded by the coding sequence TTGTTCATCGCACTTGCCTTCTTTTTAGTGATGTCATTTTTCTTATCAGGAAGTGAAACTGCACTTACAGCTGTCAACCGGATGAGAATCCAGATGCGGGCAGAGCAAGGGGATCCGAAAGCCATCCGTCTCCGCGCGCTCATTTCGAAGCCGGACCGGATGATCACCGCCATCCTGATCGGCAATAATATCGCCAATATCATGATGCCGACCATCGTCACGAAGATCGCCATTGACAAAGGGTGGCCGCTCGGACTTTTGACAGGGACTCTGACAGTCGTCCTCATCATTTTCGGTGAAGTGCTGCCGAAGACGATTGCCGCCACATTCGCGGAAACGCTCGCCTACACAGTGGCTCCCGTCATCCGGCTGCTCGTCAAGCTGCTGACACCGCTCACATACTTGCTTGCGCTGTTCACGAACCTTTTCATCCGCATCCTTTCGAAAGGGAAAGTGAAGGAAGCGACGCTGACAAAAGAGGACTTGCGTTCAATGGTCGACATCGCGTCGACGGAAGGGACGTTCCAGCACGAGGAATCCGAGCGGCTCAAAGGAGTGCTCGATTTCCCGGAGAAGGATGTGCTGGATGTCATGGGCACGCACCGGACCGACGTCGTTGCGCTGCCGCTCGAATCGACGTATGAAGAAGTGCGCGGCACGGTGCTCGAATACTTCTACACCCGCTACCCGATCTATGAGGAGAGCATCGACAAGATCATCGGTGTGTTCTATTCCAAGCGGCTGATCGAATGGTCCATGGATCCTGACTTGCCGTTTGATGAAATGATCGACCGCGATCCGCTGTTCGTCGTCCAGACGGCAAGTGTCGAGAAAGTGTTCAAGATGATGCTGGCCCACAAAAAGCATATGGCGATCGTGCTGGATGAATACGGCGGCACTCTCGGCGTTGTCACACATGAAGACATCATCGAGGAGATGATCGGCCAGGAGATCGAAGATGAGACCGACGAGGCGGAAGACGCCATGGTCTATGAGCATACGGAAGATACGCTCGTCTGCCAGGGCCGGCTTGAAATCGAGGAAGCCGTTGCCCTGCTCGGCATCGACCTGCCGACAGAGAATGAAACGATCGGCGGCTTCGCCTTCCAGGAGCTGGACCATGTGCCCGATCCGGGCGAGCGGTTCACCTATGGGCCGCTGCTGTTCGAGATCGAGGAGATGGACCGCAACCGGATCGTCCGCCTGAAAATCACACGGCGTCCTGACGAAGTCGTGGAAGATGAAACGTAA
- a CDS encoding dipeptidase — MATMDQLNEYFEKNRDTHLNQLKEFLSIPSISALSEHQGDMKKAAEWLAESLKQAGLENVSIEPTGGHPAVYADWLHAEGKPTILVYGHYDVQPVDPLNLWDSEPFAPEERDGKLYARGATDDKGQAFMHVKAAEALMQLDGELPVNLKFIIEGEEEVGSPNLVSFIKDHQDKLAADAIVISDTALYAPGQPAICYALRGLSGIQIDVKGAKSDLHSGTFGGGVANPIHAIAEIIASFHDKEGTITVDGFYENVRPLSDEERQAYKDLNFDEDAQRKELDVPELFGEPGYSFLERTSARPTLEVNGVFGGFSGEGIKTVLPSEAGAKITCRLVPDQTPGEIVNKLKAHIEAHKPEGVTVTVTPFDQGLPYITPFDHPALEAASRSYEKVYNVPTVYTRGGGSIPIVADFDEILGLPVVLMGFGLETENLHGPNEHLTLENFDKGLRVLGDYYGELSGLTKDQLKI, encoded by the coding sequence ATGGCAACTATGGATCAATTGAATGAGTACTTCGAAAAGAACCGGGACACACACCTGAACCAGCTGAAGGAATTTCTGAGCATCCCGAGCATCAGCGCCCTGTCCGAACATCAGGGGGACATGAAAAAAGCCGCTGAGTGGCTGGCGGAATCGCTGAAGCAGGCCGGCCTCGAGAACGTCTCGATCGAACCGACCGGCGGGCACCCTGCCGTATATGCGGACTGGCTGCATGCGGAAGGCAAGCCGACGATCCTCGTCTATGGTCACTATGATGTACAGCCGGTCGATCCGCTGAATTTATGGGACAGCGAACCGTTCGCACCTGAAGAACGTGACGGCAAGCTCTATGCACGCGGCGCGACGGATGACAAAGGGCAGGCCTTCATGCACGTGAAGGCGGCCGAGGCGCTCATGCAGCTCGACGGGGAACTCCCTGTCAACTTGAAATTCATCATCGAAGGGGAAGAGGAAGTCGGCAGTCCGAACCTCGTGTCCTTCATCAAAGACCACCAGGACAAGCTCGCAGCGGACGCAATCGTCATTTCCGATACGGCGCTCTATGCACCCGGCCAGCCGGCGATCTGTTACGCACTCCGCGGTCTGAGCGGTATCCAGATCGATGTCAAAGGCGCGAAAAGCGACCTGCACTCCGGCACGTTCGGCGGCGGCGTGGCGAACCCGATCCATGCCATCGCGGAAATCATTGCCTCCTTCCACGACAAGGAAGGCACAATCACGGTCGACGGCTTCTATGAGAATGTGCGCCCGCTGAGCGATGAAGAGCGGCAGGCTTACAAGGATCTGAATTTCGATGAAGACGCACAGCGCAAGGAACTCGATGTCCCCGAGCTGTTCGGCGAACCGGGGTACTCGTTCCTCGAGCGCACATCGGCCCGGCCGACACTCGAAGTGAACGGTGTCTTCGGCGGATTCAGCGGGGAAGGCATCAAAACCGTGCTGCCGTCCGAAGCCGGCGCGAAGATCACATGCCGTCTCGTACCGGACCAGACGCCGGGTGAGATCGTCAATAAGCTGAAGGCCCACATCGAAGCACATAAGCCGGAGGGCGTGACTGTCACGGTAACTCCGTTCGACCAGGGACTTCCATACATCACACCGTTCGATCACCCGGCACTCGAAGCAGCGAGCCGGTCGTACGAAAAGGTGTACAATGTCCCGACAGTCTACACACGCGGCGGCGGATCGATTCCGATCGTAGCTGATTTCGATGAAATCCTCGGGCTCCCCGTTGTCCTCATGGGCTTCGGTCTTGAAACCGAGAATCTGCACGGACCGAACGAACATCTGACGCTCGAAAACTTCGACAAAGGATTGCGTGTCCTCGGCGATTATTACGGGGAACTGTCAGGCCTGACGAAGGATCAGCTGAAGATTTGA
- a CDS encoding IS3 family transposase, protein MRYQFIEEHSNKYSVAKMCGILDVSTSGYYEWKRRPLSEEWQARKENREALKQDIAIFYHMNYGVYGSPRIHKDLLEIGYLVSESYVGQLMKEMGIAAKTQRKFVITTDSDHDQAIYPNLLNRQFAVQELDTVWVADITYIYTKDGWLYLASVMDLCSRRIIGYTMSDSMKTELVSSALKKALLLRQPKNGFLHHSDRGSQYCSKEYIELLEEREVQISMSRKGDPYDNACIESFHATIKKELVYQWGQLTRAQARQEITRYIDEFYNARRRHSTLDYLSPISFEKKKLEKAGTQQALIS, encoded by the coding sequence ATAAGGTACCAGTTCATAGAAGAGCATTCGAACAAGTACAGTGTGGCGAAGATGTGTGGAATACTGGATGTTTCGACAAGTGGCTATTACGAATGGAAACGGCGGCCTCTGTCGGAAGAGTGGCAGGCTCGCAAGGAAAACCGGGAGGCGCTGAAGCAGGACATCGCCATCTTCTATCATATGAACTACGGTGTGTATGGCAGTCCCCGGATCCATAAGGATCTTCTGGAGATCGGCTACCTAGTCAGCGAAAGCTACGTCGGGCAGCTGATGAAGGAGATGGGGATCGCTGCTAAGACACAACGGAAATTCGTGATTACGACGGATTCGGATCACGACCAGGCGATCTATCCGAACCTCTTGAATCGGCAATTCGCCGTTCAGGAACTGGATACTGTCTGGGTGGCAGACATTACATACATCTACACCAAGGACGGATGGCTTTATCTGGCCAGTGTAATGGATCTCTGTTCCCGGAGGATTATCGGTTATACAATGAGTGATTCAATGAAGACTGAACTTGTCAGTTCAGCGCTCAAGAAGGCGCTGCTTCTGCGGCAGCCGAAGAATGGATTTCTTCACCACTCAGACCGAGGCAGCCAGTACTGTTCTAAGGAGTATATCGAGCTTCTGGAGGAGCGTGAGGTCCAGATCAGTATGAGCCGAAAAGGCGATCCCTACGATAACGCTTGCATCGAGTCCTTCCATGCGACCATCAAGAAGGAGCTGGTGTATCAATGGGGGCAGCTGACACGCGCGCAGGCCCGACAGGAGATCACCCGATACATCGATGAATTCTACAATGCGAGACGCCGTCATTCGACGCTGGACTACTTGTCGCCGATATCATTCGAGAAGAAAAAGCTGGAGAAAGCAGGCACACAGCAGGCGCTCATTTCGTAA
- a CDS encoding transposase codes for MGKHQTHEFKVYICRLVVEEGRKMTELSYETGVALSTIRKWVAKYRQASKEIRLEEGMATPKDIEKRLRQAEKEVEDLKQENEILKKAMHVFAKSQS; via the coding sequence ATGGGGAAACATCAGACGCATGAATTTAAAGTGTACATCTGTCGGCTTGTCGTTGAGGAAGGACGGAAAATGACCGAGCTTTCCTACGAAACAGGTGTCGCCCTCAGCACCATCCGGAAATGGGTGGCGAAATACCGGCAGGCATCCAAGGAGATACGGCTAGAAGAAGGCATGGCAACTCCGAAGGACATCGAAAAGAGGCTTCGCCAGGCTGAGAAAGAAGTCGAAGATTTGAAGCAGGAGAACGAAATCTTAAAAAAGGCTATGCATGTCTTCGCGAAAAGCCAGTCATAA
- a CDS encoding nitroreductase family protein, which yields MDEQALSVRDAITSRRSIKNFNGQPVEQSEITDILEDAVWAPNHGNRNPWRFVLAAEDTYERFLDVLREFGVPKWKELDDETLDKQMSKFSKASAALFVIVPEDARQKQRHEDFAAASTLIQNVQLLAWDKGIGTCWKTPGFLDDPKFRERLGVQRGERIISMLQFGHFDELPKAKPRTPVEDLVTYWQENTAE from the coding sequence ATGGACGAACAAGCATTATCTGTAAGAGACGCAATCACATCCCGCCGCTCCATCAAGAACTTCAATGGGCAGCCGGTGGAACAGAGCGAGATTACGGACATTCTGGAAGATGCCGTCTGGGCGCCCAATCATGGAAACCGAAATCCATGGCGATTTGTCCTCGCTGCAGAAGACACATACGAACGATTTCTTGACGTCCTTCGTGAATTCGGTGTACCTAAGTGGAAAGAGCTGGACGACGAAACGCTGGATAAACAGATGAGCAAATTTTCGAAGGCGAGCGCAGCGCTGTTCGTCATCGTACCGGAAGACGCGCGTCAGAAACAGCGGCACGAAGACTTCGCAGCCGCAAGCACGCTGATTCAGAACGTCCAATTGCTGGCGTGGGACAAAGGCATCGGCACCTGCTGGAAAACGCCGGGCTTCCTGGATGACCCGAAATTCCGTGAGCGCCTCGGCGTACAGCGGGGGGAGCGGATCATCAGCATGCTGCAGTTCGGCCATTTCGACGAGCTGCCGAAAGCGAAACCGCGTACGCCGGTGGAAGACCTGGTCACCTATTGGCAGGAAAACACAGCAGAATGA
- a CDS encoding amidase domain-containing protein produces the protein MYDREAAVRYADRWWNSRNPAYPSFDDDCTNYTSQCLRAGGAPMHGSPARDRGWWMTGGNWSFSWSVAHSLRWYLAGSKRGLTARQVGSAEELQLGDVILYDFQGDGRFDHSTIVTAKDGASPLVNAHTYNAKHRSWDYKDSYAYRPEAKYIFFHINDEFS, from the coding sequence ATGTATGACCGTGAAGCGGCCGTCCGGTATGCAGATCGCTGGTGGAATTCACGCAATCCTGCATATCCGTCGTTCGATGATGATTGCACGAATTATACTTCACAGTGCCTGCGGGCAGGCGGGGCACCGATGCACGGCAGTCCGGCGCGGGACCGCGGCTGGTGGATGACCGGCGGGAACTGGAGTTTCAGCTGGTCTGTCGCACACTCACTGCGCTGGTATCTGGCCGGATCGAAACGGGGACTGACGGCAAGGCAGGTCGGGTCCGCTGAAGAGCTGCAGCTCGGTGATGTCATTTTGTATGATTTCCAGGGGGACGGCAGGTTCGATCACTCGACGATCGTCACTGCGAAAGACGGGGCTTCCCCTCTTGTGAATGCCCATACGTACAACGCTAAGCACCGCAGCTGGGATTACAAAGACTCCTATGCATACCGTCCGGAAGCGAAATACATCTTCTTTCACATCAACGACGAGTTTTCATGA
- a CDS encoding DUF2804 domain-containing protein, with protein sequence MQHAERELTSPVLLCDTKGLLNPEAIGYASQPIVRSNLRGQFPNKKKWNTWTVYGEEVLFTATVAHFDIGAVCLIYFLDYETERFFEKRVALPFARHVKMPEDVLSSMKFEDSRLSLHVIQENRKSHLSVSISDFDNEPLHADFHISHPADDESVNVVVPKNRSVFQFTAKHHILPTSGILQIGDKRYEFNPDYSFTVYNCTRGIWPKSTDWQWGMASQRSGGRRIGLNLGGQWSDGTGLTENAVIVDGSMTKIHEDVIFSWNPERMKDRWTIHTKFTDCVDLTFTPFFERTAEARRRSIRADFTQVFGYFNGSVKLDSGERLPIRRLLGSCEAFTAKW encoded by the coding sequence ATGCAGCATGCAGAACGAGAATTGACATCACCGGTCCTGCTTTGTGACACGAAAGGGCTGCTGAACCCCGAAGCGATCGGGTATGCATCGCAGCCGATCGTCCGGAGCAATCTGAGGGGGCAGTTCCCCAATAAGAAAAAATGGAATACGTGGACAGTCTATGGGGAGGAAGTGCTCTTCACAGCGACGGTGGCCCACTTCGATATCGGCGCCGTCTGCCTCATCTACTTCCTGGACTACGAGACGGAGCGCTTCTTCGAAAAGCGGGTCGCCCTGCCATTCGCCCGCCACGTCAAGATGCCGGAAGATGTCCTGTCGAGCATGAAGTTCGAAGACAGCCGCCTGTCGCTCCATGTCATCCAGGAAAACCGGAAAAGCCATCTGTCCGTTTCCATTTCCGATTTTGACAATGAACCCCTGCATGCAGACTTCCATATCAGCCATCCGGCGGACGATGAGTCTGTCAATGTGGTCGTTCCGAAAAACCGCAGTGTGTTCCAATTCACCGCAAAGCACCATATTCTGCCGACTTCCGGAATCCTCCAGATCGGTGATAAACGATACGAATTCAATCCCGATTACAGCTTCACGGTGTATAACTGTACGCGAGGTATCTGGCCGAAGAGTACGGACTGGCAATGGGGGATGGCGTCACAGCGGTCCGGCGGGCGCCGTATCGGCCTCAACCTCGGCGGCCAATGGTCCGATGGAACGGGGCTGACAGAGAATGCGGTCATCGTGGATGGCAGCATGACCAAAATCCACGAAGATGTCATTTTTTCCTGGAATCCGGAACGCATGAAAGACCGGTGGACAATCCACACTAAATTCACCGATTGTGTCGACCTGACCTTCACCCCGTTTTTCGAACGCACAGCAGAAGCACGAAGACGGAGCATCCGGGCGGACTTTACGCAAGTGTTCGGCTACTTCAACGGGTCTGTCAAGCTGGACTCCGGAGAACGCCTCCCGATCCGCCGGCTGCTCGGCTCTTGTGAGGCGTTCACAGCCAAGTGGTGA